GGGGTGTTGTCTCACCGAGGATGAAGGTCTCGGCCATGTAGTCCCAGGACATGTCGGCGAGGCGGAAGGGGAACACGGCGCGGTCGGCGCGGGCCGTGCGCGCCCACAGCGCGGCCGCGCGCGCGTCCGCCCAGCGCCACTCGCGCGTCGAGAAGTAGAACAGGATGCTCGCCAGACGCGACACCTTGTGGTAGAACTGCAGCATGCTGCCGCCAGACATGCGCGATACCATACAATGAGGCTCATTCGAACACGCATTtacatattaaagaaaaaaaagtaacgaatGTAACATCAATGATgtagtaaacatatatgttactagcttttgcccgcgacttcgttcgcgtggacttcaggttcgtcccgtctagtctagtaatcgcttaaaatcgcttcgtaaataagccattatttctcgtacaaagtaaaggataaaaaatggttattgtgggttattcctaagagataaacatataccatcatggacttttttgtagacctttttaagttgtacaatactgttgtacattgttttgatctatctaatgtaagcgcaaaaaatttgtttttttacgacctcacattagaaacctcaaaaattgtagcctatgtgttattctgatgtttaagctatattgtggtaaagtttcattcaaatccattcagtagtttttacgtgaaagagtaataaacatccatacataaaaactttcgcctttataatagtagtaggaataacgcgcaaaaattgaagactagaaaacgtctcaattgggacgtttgcctttagttcttttacgtagtaatacgttttgcgtaactATAACATCTAgtttatcccttttacttattgtttttatcaagctaaccttacttgtaacgaaatgtcaaataaatggtccccggcgcggcacacttttttctgttgtttagtatggatgtaacatatctgtttattagaatatcattgtgtaacatgcaattattaaataacaatatacctacaacaataaaaagaaaaggaaaaaaatatgactataaaaaaaaaaaactaataataaaaaaaataacgagaaTTAATGCTAATCTATCTTTAATGGTGCAATGTCGCTCAGTTATTGTTGGAGTTTTACTCCAAAACTGGTTTTCAGTGACatccatttctttttttttaattcatat
This Vanessa cardui chromosome 29, ilVanCard2.1, whole genome shotgun sequence DNA region includes the following protein-coding sequences:
- the LOC124541981 gene encoding fatty acyl-CoA reductase wat-like, yielding MVSRMSGGSMLQFYHKVSRLASILFYFSTREWRWADARAAALWARTARADRAVFPFRLADMSWDYMAETFILGLRVYLVKDDLSTLPEARKKWNRLFYLHQLVKLATYSLVIYLVYILVTSIYSFIMG